The Arthrobacter sp. PM3 genome contains the following window.
GGCATCATGGGCCCGGACCTGATGGAAAACTTCGAAAAGCAGGCTGCCCGCTTCGGCACGGAAATCCAGTTCGAGGACGTTACCGAGCTGGACCTCGACGGTGCGATCAAGACCGTGACCATCGGCACGGGGGAGACCTTCAAGGCCCGCTCGATCATCCTTTCGACCGGCTCTGCTTACCGCGAGCTCGGGCTGCCGAACGAGAAGCGACTGTCCGGCCACGGCGTCAGCTGGTGCGCAACCTGCGACGGTTTCTTCTTCAAGGACCAGGACATCGCGGTGATCGGCGGCGGTGACTCCGCCATGGAAGAGGCACTGTTCCTGACCAAATTCGCCAAGTCCGTCACCGTCGTGCACCGCCGCGATACCCTCCGTGCCTCCAAGATCATGGCTGATCGCGCACTCGCCCACGAGAAGATCAACTTCGTCTGGAACACCGCTGTGGAAGACGTCCTCGGACAGGACAAGGTCACCGGATTGCAGTTGAAGAACCTCGTGGACGGCACAGTATCCGAGCTGGCTGTCACCGGCGTTTTCGTGGCGATCGGCAACGATCCCCGGACGGACCTGGTCAAGGGCAAGCTCGAGCTGACCGCCGAGGGCACCATCGCCGTCGACGGACGCACCTCGAAGACCAGCGTCCCGGGCGTCTTCGCTGCCGGCGACGTCATTGACCCGACGTACCGTCAGGCAATCACGGCGTCGGGTTCCGGCTGTGTCGCGGCCCTCGACGTCGAGCACTACCTCGCAGATGTCCACGCCTAACGGCGCGCAGCAACCAAATCGAAGAGAGAGACAAAGGTTATGAGCAACGCAAAAGATGTAACTGACGCCAGCTTCAGCACCGATGTGCTGGCCTCTGACAAGCCGGTCATCGTGGACTTCTGGGCCGAATGGTGCGGCCCCTGCCGCAAGCTCGGACCCATCCTCGACGAAATCTCGGTGGAGTACAGCGAGAAGGTCGATGTGGTCAAGGTGAACGTTGACGACAACCCGGCCATCGCTGCAGAGTATGGCATCACTTCGATCCCCGCTGTTTACCTGTTCCAGGGCGGCGAGGTCAAGGGCACCGTCATCGGCGCACGGCCCAAGCAGTTCTTTGAAAAGGAATTCGCGGACGTCCTGTCCTAAGGATCCGGACGAGGCTTCGCGGCTTGCCTGTCCGCATGTGCCGCAAAGCCGCTGATCCCGGGCAGTACCTGACTTAGTCGCCGGTTCAGCCCTTGGTGGTCCCCGCTTTGGCGGGGGCCACTTTTTTCGTTTCCGACCGATCTGTTGGTCACCGCCACTGTCAGATGTCGACGGGTTGGTGACGATCCCGTTCGTTGCCTACTTGTTCGGTGCCGACGCGTTGATCTCAGCGCCCGCTATCGCGGGCAATCATAGCCGCGTTGCGGGCGCAGGAGGGGAGTGGGGAGCCCCGGAAAGGTCCGCCAGGTCGCGAGTAGGGATCATTGACAGACGCTGGAGGTTGCCTCGGCCTTATGTTTTTGTCTGTAGGCCCTGTTTGCTCGAAGCATTGCGAATGCCCGGTCTCTGGCATGATGATCACGCTGCGGGCTTCGAGGAGAACACCGTCGTTGGTGATCCTGGCCGCTGGGAGTGCATTTGCACGGATTCCCGGAGTTCTCCGGAGACGTACCGTTTCACGTGAAACTCCGGCCACCCGCCAACCCTGCGCTGGGCATCGCGGTCCTCCCGTCCGCAGGCCGCCGAGAGCGGTGCCGGGCTCATGTTTCACGTGAAACGGCCGCCCCCTTTGAAAGGACGTGAAACACAGCGCAGGCAGGACGTACCGTGGGGCGTTCGGCGATAGTAGCGAAGCCAACAGGCGCAATGTTGAACCGCCGACCCCCGGAAGTGAGGCTGCGACCCTCTCCCCACGGGCCTTCCTCATCAGCTCTCCCGGGGCCAGTCGCCAGGTCCGGAGGCGTCCACCCCATTGGCGGGTGTTCCATGTGTGGGCCTGCCGTGCGACTTGTGACTCCACAGACGCGCAGTTCGGATGTGGCCTCCCCATGAGACCTGGTAGGCCGGCCACTTGAAATGGATGGGGCCGCGCATCCCGTCACTGTCACCGGTCCCGACGAGCGGAAGCAGAGGAGATTCCGCGCATGACGCATACGCAAGGCACGGACTTGCCCTAGCTAGCAGCAATCCGAGGCCACGCAGATGGAGCCGAACTACCTCCCACAGTTGGCAGTTCAAGCCGGTCCTCGCTGAATGGCGTCGTCGAATGGAGTCGTCGAATAGCGTCCCTGAACCGTTCGCCCCACACGGTGACCAATGTTTCACGTGAAACAGTCAGCCCGCGCGCCGTTGAATCGTATTGATAGTTTCGTATTATTTTAATCCGGACCTGTACCTCCCCGGGCTCTGCAGCTTTGAGCCACCGCCCTTCCGCTCGCCGCGCCCGTTCATCCTGCATGGAGACCAACCCTCGGGGTGGACTCCGAAGCCTCCACAGCGTCTCCCAGAAGCCGGACCATGGCACGGAGGTTCGCTCCACGACTTTGTGGCGGTCCGGCCCCGGGCCCAACCCACTTCCGATATCCCTCGACCAGCCGCCGGACTCCTGGAAGCACGCGGGTGGAAGCCCCCGAGCCGCCGGTGCGGCCCGCCGGTCTTGTTTCACGTGAAACAGGATGCACGCGCAGCTGGCCGCCGATCTTGGGTGCCTGACGTCGGGGTGGCCGACTCAGGCACCATCACTGCCACGCCCCCAGGCTGGGAGAATTCCCGTGACCAGCAGCAAGCGGCCTGTGGCCAATGGCCAAAGGCACGAATGCAGGCCATCCGGCCGCGAAACAAGGCTGCCGAGATAACGAACCTTCCTGCGGTGAAGCGCCGGAAGATGCTCTTCAGGTCGCCTTGCAAAGGCGCCGCCCACACGCCCAAGATCAGGAGCCCGCGCACAAGCTATGAGACACCGCCCTCTGCTCGGTCTCGCGGCAAGCCGTCCTCCATCGCTCCTGACTTCGCGGCTTCTGTGTCCCGGCCGCGCGGGCGGCCCGACGCGGACCCTGTGCTGCCCACCGTCGTGACCGATCCCTAACGGGAGACGCAGGCGTAGCTCACCCGCCATGCAGTACCCCCGCCGTTGGCTGTTCCGAGGGGGAAGAGTGGTGCCGGGACAGTCCGGGCTTCCGGGTACCGGTCAGGCTCGTCGGCTCTTCCGTGCCGATTCACCACACGCAGGTCTTAGCCGAACCACACGCCGCATTCCGGCTGGACCCCCAGGTCCTCCCGACCCGGTGTCGCTCCATGTCGGACTTCGCCGACAGCTGCACACTCGGCGATCAGCAAGACCTTGACCCGGCAGCCGCCCACTGCGCGCAAGGCACCGCTGCGACCACGATGCTCACGAAGCCGGCCCCTCCCAGAAAGACTCGGGCATGCTTGCCTGGGAACCAGTCCGCCCGTGCTGCGGACCCGGATGAGCCCAGTGCCCGGTGCCCAGTGTCTGGTTGTCAGGCTAGCAAGCCGCCGACCACCGAAGCAGCCGCTCCGGTGAAATGACCGGGGGAGTCTCCTCCGGTCCGATAGTTCTGGCAGTTCTGGCCCGGTTGCACGGGAGTCGTGTCGGAGGTCAGCGACATCCCGCAAGGACAGTGTTCACCGCCAGGCATCGGATCCTCGTGACACAGGGTCCTCGTCGATCCGGTGGCGGGAATCGGCCAGGCTTCTCTAGACGTCGCCGCCCGCCTCACTGCGACACCGATACCACCCGTGTCAGCGACGCCCGGGAGTACACAGGGAGCCCTTTCAATGAGATTCCTAGCACCATAAGCAGTCAGGTAGACACGCAGGTAGCCACTCGATTTGCCGCTTCCTGGCCGTCGGGCAGCTCGGGAAGGACGCACCGCCTCGTTCTATGTGGCGTTCTCCACAGAAGTTGTTCACACAGTTATCCACAGGCCATGAGAGATTATTCACACCTGCTCGCCACCTGTTGAATCGCGCGTCCGGGAACCCCCAACAAGTACCGCGAGCTCCGCTTCCAAAGCCTTACTTCAAGGTTCTGCGGCCCCTTGGCTGGACGTGTTCCCACTGGACCAAAGTCGCCCAAGAATGCCCGAAAATTAACCATTGAACGCCGATTTGACCGGACCCTTGCGTGACTCAGGCGACCGCCGCAGGGCCACACCAATGTGTTTCACGTGAAACCAGATATGGCGCCGGCGCTTGTTCACCCGCCCCGGCCAGCCGCTACTCAAGGTCTAAGTGACCGAGGCTGCGGGGCGTCCCAGCCCTTGAATAATCCACAAAGTTATCCACAGCGATATCCACCGTTCGATCCACTGTGGATGATGGATCGAATTGCCAAAAGCAGTCCTGCCCCTCTGCCTCGGGGCGCCAACGCCTGCCGTGCCTCCGGTCCCGCACGGGAGCGATCGAGCGGCCTCATGCACCTGTACGCCCACCCAGGACAACAACGACGTCTCCGCCCTCCGAGCCACTGGCACCACCCACCAGCCGGCCAGCAGGCCACCCCAGCGACGCGGGCGGGGCGTTCAGTAGACGAAGCGTCCAGGAGGCGACGCATCCGGTAGGTGTCGGACATCGAAGGAACAGCGCGCGGCCGACGTCCCTCACGCGGCACCTCAGACCGAAACATGGAGGCATGACTCCGGCGCAATGCGGCCGTCCACAGAACCTTCTGAGGGGGGAGCGCCGCTGCCTCCAAGACGTGGCGGCGTCCTCCCGGACACGCCGGCATGCCAAGCCCCACGGCCAGCAGCAGCTCGCCCAGCCACCCCAAAGCACGTGGTCCCCGCGCGGTGAACGTCCCCCGGTGAACCTTGCCCTAGCATCGCGGGCCTCGTCCGCTCGAACCCGACCGGAGTCTCCAAGTTGCATTGTTGCCGCGAGCGTCGCGCAATCGGCGGACCGAAGAGGGTGGGCGGGAGCATGCGAAGGGACATTGGGCAATGCAGGACGTTCTCCCTGGGGGAGCGGGGAGCAATGAGTGGGGGACCACTCCTGGCTCTGTCCTCGTACACGCGCGCAGCGGCGGCCCATCTTATGGTCCTCGGTACGACGACCTCGATCCCCTTCCAGGGCCGGACAGGATCATGGCTCGGTCATGGTCCGAGTCAGGGACGTCGGGCCAGGAAGTAGCTAAGGGGGTAGGAACTCGGGCATGACCGATCCTCCAGCTGCAGTCGAGTAGCACAAACTGTAAGGCCGGGTACGCAAGACGACAGCAGCACGCGGGGATGCAGCCTCCCACGAATGCGGACGACCTGGCGGCTTCCATCCTCGCGAGAGTCGAGACAGAGCCACTCCGATGTGAACTGCCCACACGGAATCATTGGCCAGGGCGCGACGCCCATCCGTGACACGGCGTCAGCAGGAGTGGAGGATGATGTCCGCGTAACCTCCTGGCGTGCGCATCGGGC
Protein-coding sequences here:
- the trxB gene encoding thioredoxin-disulfide reductase, whose translation is MSNAEDTASEVRDVIIVGSGPAGYTAAVYTARANLKPLLLAGSVTAGGELMNTTDVENYPGFPDGIMGPDLMENFEKQAARFGTEIQFEDVTELDLDGAIKTVTIGTGETFKARSIILSTGSAYRELGLPNEKRLSGHGVSWCATCDGFFFKDQDIAVIGGGDSAMEEALFLTKFAKSVTVVHRRDTLRASKIMADRALAHEKINFVWNTAVEDVLGQDKVTGLQLKNLVDGTVSELAVTGVFVAIGNDPRTDLVKGKLELTAEGTIAVDGRTSKTSVPGVFAAGDVIDPTYRQAITASGSGCVAALDVEHYLADVHA
- the trxA gene encoding thioredoxin gives rise to the protein MSNAKDVTDASFSTDVLASDKPVIVDFWAEWCGPCRKLGPILDEISVEYSEKVDVVKVNVDDNPAIAAEYGITSIPAVYLFQGGEVKGTVIGARPKQFFEKEFADVLS